A single Leptospira barantonii DNA region contains:
- the atpD gene encoding F0F1 ATP synthase subunit beta, with the protein MNKGKIKQIIGSVLDIEFENGELPEIYNALEIDATVSGKKETIIAEVQTHIGGKAIRAIALSSTDGLIRGQEVTNTGKPISVPVGDATLGRIFNVLGKTIDEGPAITVKETRPIHRPAPAFDELTSKTEVFETGIKVIDLLAPYIKGGKTGLFGGAGVGKTVLIQELINNIAKQHGGFSVFAGVGERTREGNDLWREMKESGVIDKTVLCYGQMNEPPGARLRVALSALTMAEHFRDSIGTDVLLFVDNIFRFSQAGSEVSALLGRMPSAVGYQPTLSTEMGALQERITSTKKGSITSVQAIYVPADDLTDPAPANAFAHLDATTVLSRAISDKGIYPAVDPLDSTSRVMNAQVLGEEHYTVAREVQRILQRYKDLQDIIAILGMDELSEDDKVLVARARKIEKFLSQPFHVAEVFTGAPGKYVKLADTVRSFKEVISGNYDHLPEQAFYMVGSIDDAIEKAKGYKG; encoded by the coding sequence ATGAATAAAGGTAAAATCAAGCAGATCATCGGATCCGTTTTGGACATCGAGTTTGAAAACGGAGAACTTCCCGAAATTTATAACGCACTCGAAATCGACGCGACCGTTTCCGGAAAAAAAGAAACCATCATCGCTGAAGTGCAAACACATATCGGCGGTAAGGCGATTCGTGCGATCGCTCTTTCCTCTACGGACGGATTGATCCGCGGTCAAGAAGTGACCAACACCGGAAAGCCGATCTCGGTTCCGGTTGGAGACGCTACTCTCGGAAGAATCTTCAACGTTCTCGGTAAAACAATCGACGAGGGTCCTGCGATCACCGTAAAAGAAACTCGTCCGATCCACAGACCGGCTCCCGCGTTCGACGAACTGACTTCCAAAACCGAAGTATTCGAAACGGGAATCAAGGTAATCGACCTTCTCGCTCCTTACATCAAGGGTGGAAAGACCGGACTTTTCGGTGGAGCAGGGGTTGGTAAAACCGTTCTCATTCAGGAATTGATCAACAACATCGCAAAACAACACGGTGGATTTTCCGTGTTTGCCGGAGTGGGTGAAAGAACCCGCGAAGGAAACGACCTCTGGAGAGAGATGAAAGAATCCGGAGTTATCGACAAGACCGTTCTTTGTTACGGTCAGATGAACGAGCCTCCGGGCGCTCGTCTTCGTGTTGCGTTATCCGCTCTTACAATGGCGGAACACTTCCGTGATTCCATCGGAACCGACGTTCTTCTGTTCGTGGATAACATCTTCCGATTCTCCCAAGCGGGTTCCGAAGTATCCGCTCTTTTGGGAAGAATGCCGTCTGCGGTAGGTTATCAGCCGACCCTTTCTACCGAAATGGGCGCGCTCCAAGAAAGAATTACATCCACTAAAAAAGGATCGATCACTTCCGTTCAGGCGATTTACGTTCCTGCGGACGACTTGACCGACCCTGCACCTGCGAACGCGTTCGCTCACTTGGATGCGACTACGGTTCTTTCCCGTGCGATCTCCGACAAAGGGATTTATCCTGCGGTTGACCCTCTTGACTCCACTTCCCGCGTAATGAACGCACAAGTTCTTGGAGAAGAGCACTACACGGTAGCGCGCGAGGTTCAGAGAATTCTTCAGAGATACAAAGATCTTCAAGATATCATCGCGATTCTCGGTATGGACGAACTTTCCGAAGACGATAAGGTTCTCGTTGCGAGAGCAAGAAAGATCGAGAAATTCCTTTCTCAGCCTTTCCACGTTGCGGAAGTGTTCACAGGAGCACCCGGAAAATACGTAAAACTCGCCGATACAGTTCGTTCTTTCAAAGAAGTGATTTCAGGAAACTACGATCACCTTCCGGAGCAGGCGTTCTACATGGTCGGTTCCATCGACGACGCGATCGAAAAAGCGAAAGGATACAAAGGATAA
- the atpH gene encoding ATP synthase F1 subunit delta, which produces MNDSGVSKIYASALLGATTAPEEVEQELADLVQLLFQEEKIRNFFLSPTVSVEEKEAILVKNLRGKISEITLNFLGVLLNKGRFISFPGIQKQFTEELDKKKGRVRAQVRSYPSLEPSQITKLGSILSEKFKSEFILEVSEDKSLLGGFVVQFNDLKIEKSIASQLKEIKKAMLEKKLPVGAIYEN; this is translated from the coding sequence ATGAACGATTCCGGTGTATCGAAAATATACGCGTCCGCACTTTTAGGAGCAACTACTGCTCCGGAAGAAGTGGAACAAGAACTCGCGGATTTAGTTCAGCTCCTTTTTCAAGAGGAGAAAATCAGGAATTTCTTTCTTTCTCCCACGGTAAGCGTGGAAGAGAAAGAAGCTATTCTTGTGAAAAATCTCCGGGGGAAGATTTCAGAGATTACTTTGAATTTTCTCGGAGTGCTTTTAAACAAAGGAAGATTCATCAGTTTTCCCGGAATTCAAAAGCAATTTACGGAAGAGCTGGATAAGAAGAAAGGAAGAGTTCGCGCGCAAGTAAGAAGTTATCCTTCTTTAGAACCTTCTCAAATCACCAAACTCGGATCCATACTTTCGGAAAAATTCAAATCTGAATTCATCCTGGAAGTCTCGGAAGATAAGTCTCTTCTGGGCGGATTTGTCGTACAATTCAATGACTTAAAAATCGAAAAGTCAATCGCTTCCCAGCTCAAGGAAATCAAGAAAGCCATGCTGGAAAAGAAATTACCGGTTGGAGCCATCTATGAAAATTAA
- the atpC gene encoding ATP synthase F1 subunit epsilon, with product MSAHKLNVSVISPEKILYKGEVDSLVVPGNEGFFGILPNHAPLVAVLGIGVLEIRKGDKIKALSVEGGFIEVKENSISILTDHGALKEDIDLETEKKALAEAEKLPPSASKNLLLQKTKTRILVASR from the coding sequence ATGTCCGCACATAAACTGAACGTATCCGTAATCTCTCCCGAAAAGATCCTCTATAAGGGAGAGGTGGACTCACTCGTAGTTCCCGGCAACGAAGGATTCTTCGGAATTCTTCCCAACCACGCACCGCTCGTCGCGGTTCTCGGAATCGGTGTTCTTGAAATCCGTAAGGGTGACAAAATCAAGGCTCTTTCCGTGGAAGGCGGCTTTATCGAAGTGAAAGAAAACTCGATCAGCATTCTCACCGATCACGGCGCTTTGAAAGAAGACATCGATCTGGAAACAGAGAAAAAGGCATTGGCGGAAGCCGAAAAATTACCTCCGTCCGCATCTAAAAATCTTCTCCTCCAAAAAACAAAAACCCGAATTTTAGTCGCATCGCGCTAA
- the atpG gene encoding ATP synthase F1 subunit gamma, translating into MATPREIKKRITSVKNTRKITRTMEMVSTAKSKKISDRVNASHPFSNKIKELVSSLASLSEVVHSPFLRRPDKIKTVALLVITANRGLCGGYNSNVNRLAKAKVAELKKEGVNVRLFIVGKKGISFFKFAGEKAEKTYTHLDDKSGYKEAEEFANLFLELFAKEEVDAVEIVSTVYYSSASQKPEVTRVLPFEVAKDGNVNDMIAYEPSPESVLESLLPLVVKTAFLKAILEANCSEQIARRIAMKSATDAASEMIKLLTRGYNRVRQAKITQEISEIVAGADSLN; encoded by the coding sequence TTGGCAACTCCAAGGGAAATAAAAAAAAGAATCACCTCGGTCAAGAACACGAGAAAGATTACCCGGACGATGGAAATGGTCTCAACGGCCAAGTCCAAGAAGATCAGCGACCGGGTAAACGCGTCTCATCCTTTTTCGAATAAGATCAAGGAACTCGTGTCCTCTCTTGCGTCTCTTTCGGAAGTGGTGCATAGCCCCTTCCTCAGAAGACCGGACAAGATCAAAACCGTCGCGCTTCTCGTCATCACCGCAAACCGCGGTCTTTGCGGAGGATATAACTCCAACGTAAACCGACTCGCAAAAGCGAAAGTGGCCGAGTTGAAAAAAGAGGGCGTTAACGTTCGTCTTTTTATCGTGGGAAAGAAGGGGATCTCCTTCTTTAAATTCGCCGGTGAAAAGGCGGAAAAAACCTACACACATCTCGACGACAAGTCTGGATACAAAGAAGCCGAAGAATTCGCAAATCTCTTCTTAGAACTTTTCGCTAAGGAAGAAGTGGACGCCGTTGAGATCGTATCGACCGTTTATTATTCTTCCGCGTCTCAAAAGCCGGAAGTGACGAGAGTTCTTCCGTTTGAAGTTGCGAAAGACGGAAACGTAAACGACATGATCGCGTATGAGCCGAGCCCGGAATCCGTGCTTGAGTCTCTGCTTCCTCTTGTCGTAAAGACAGCATTCTTAAAGGCGATCCTCGAAGCGAATTGTTCCGAACAAATCGCAAGAAGAATCGCGATGAAGTCCGCGACGGACGCGGCTTCGGAAATGATCAAACTGCTCACTCGCGGATACAACCGCGTTAGACAGGCAAAAATCACTCAGGAAATTTCCGAGATTGTTGCCGGAGCGGATTCACTGAACTAA
- a CDS encoding DNA alkylation repair protein, with amino-acid sequence MNVEEVMKELRNLGSESVKKIFLNHGAKGEVFGVKVGDLKKIQKKIKKDNELSLGLYKTGNVDAMYLAGLIADEKQIQKKDLQSWVKNAGSPMISECTVAWIAAESKHGWELAREWISSDQEGIASSGWSTFSSLLSIVPDEQIDKKEISKLLKLVETKIHKSKNRVKYCMNGFVIAVGGFYKELSEEALETAKRIGTVEVFMGKTACNVPEAPGYILKIKKMGKIGNKKKMARC; translated from the coding sequence ATGAACGTCGAAGAAGTTATGAAAGAATTAAGAAATCTCGGATCGGAATCCGTTAAAAAAATCTTTCTCAACCACGGAGCCAAAGGAGAAGTTTTCGGAGTTAAGGTAGGCGATCTAAAAAAGATCCAGAAGAAGATCAAAAAGGACAACGAACTTTCTCTCGGACTTTATAAAACCGGCAACGTGGACGCGATGTATCTCGCAGGATTGATTGCGGACGAAAAACAAATCCAAAAAAAGGACCTTCAATCTTGGGTTAAGAATGCGGGATCTCCCATGATCAGCGAATGTACTGTGGCTTGGATCGCGGCGGAAAGCAAACACGGATGGGAGCTTGCAAGAGAATGGATTTCGTCCGATCAGGAAGGAATCGCGTCCTCGGGTTGGAGCACGTTTTCCAGTCTGTTGTCGATCGTCCCCGACGAACAAATCGACAAAAAAGAAATTTCCAAACTTCTTAAACTGGTAGAGACTAAAATTCATAAATCGAAGAACCGCGTGAAATATTGTATGAACGGTTTTGTAATCGCGGTCGGCGGTTTTTACAAAGAACTTTCCGAAGAGGCATTGGAAACCGCCAAGAGGATCGGAACCGTAGAAGTATTTATGGGAAAGACGGCGTGCAACGTGCCGGAAGCGCCCGGTTATATCCTGAAGATCAAAAAGATGGGAAAGATCGGAAACAAAAAAAAGATGGCCCGTTGTTAA
- the atpA gene encoding F0F1 ATP synthase subunit alpha: MKIKTDEITSVLKQEILNYKKDLSVEEVGTVLEIGDGIARVYGLKNVMSGEMVEFQNGIFGQAFNLEDNSVGVVVYGDYLAIQEGFTVKRTKRILEVPVGPELLGRVVNPLGEPLDGKGPINAKLTRPVESPAPGIAMRQPVGEPMQTGIKAIDAMIPVGRGQRELIIGDRGTGKTSIALDTIINQKGTGVICVYVAIGQKASTVASTVEMLRNKGALEYTIVVSATAAEPAPLQYIAPYSGCSMAEYFMYNEKKATLVVYDDLSKQAVAYRQMSLLLRRPPGREAYPGDVFYLHSRLLERAAKLDDKYGAGSLTALPIIETQEGEVSAYIPTNVISITDGQIYLQSNLFASGNRPAVDVGISVSRVGSAAQIKAMKQVAGKMKLELAQFRDLEAFAQLGTELDPATQAQLDRGNRIVQMLKQPVSSPFPVEEQVVEIFAVTRGFMDKIPVAKVQDYGKHLLTTIKEKYSEVLDAIRKEKKISDEEKLGEVLSAIAEEYLRKH; encoded by the coding sequence ATGAAAATTAAAACAGACGAGATTACGTCCGTTCTCAAACAGGAAATTTTAAATTATAAGAAAGACCTCAGCGTAGAAGAAGTCGGAACGGTCCTCGAGATCGGTGACGGTATCGCTCGGGTTTACGGACTCAAAAACGTGATGTCCGGTGAGATGGTCGAGTTCCAAAACGGAATCTTCGGTCAGGCGTTCAACCTCGAAGACAACTCCGTGGGTGTGGTCGTTTACGGAGATTATCTCGCAATCCAAGAAGGATTCACCGTAAAAAGAACAAAACGGATTCTCGAAGTTCCGGTTGGTCCGGAACTTCTCGGTCGCGTAGTAAACCCGTTAGGTGAGCCACTCGACGGAAAAGGTCCGATCAACGCAAAACTTACAAGACCCGTTGAATCTCCCGCTCCGGGAATCGCGATGAGACAACCAGTCGGCGAACCGATGCAAACCGGAATCAAAGCGATCGACGCGATGATCCCAGTCGGACGCGGGCAAAGAGAGTTGATCATCGGCGACCGTGGAACCGGAAAAACTTCCATCGCACTCGATACGATCATCAACCAAAAAGGAACCGGAGTAATCTGCGTTTACGTTGCGATCGGTCAAAAGGCGTCCACCGTAGCTTCTACGGTTGAGATGCTTAGAAACAAAGGCGCACTCGAATATACGATCGTGGTTTCCGCAACTGCGGCTGAACCCGCTCCGCTCCAATACATCGCTCCGTATTCGGGATGTAGTATGGCGGAATACTTTATGTATAACGAAAAGAAAGCGACTCTCGTAGTTTACGATGACCTTTCTAAACAAGCCGTTGCATATCGTCAGATGTCCCTTCTGCTTCGTCGTCCTCCGGGTCGTGAAGCGTATCCAGGTGACGTATTCTATCTTCACTCCAGACTTCTCGAAAGAGCGGCGAAACTCGACGACAAATACGGTGCAGGTTCTTTGACCGCGCTTCCGATCATCGAGACTCAAGAAGGTGAGGTTTCCGCATACATTCCTACGAACGTGATTTCGATCACCGACGGACAGATTTACCTCCAGTCCAACTTGTTCGCATCCGGTAACCGTCCTGCGGTAGACGTGGGGATTTCGGTTTCCCGCGTTGGTTCTGCGGCGCAGATCAAAGCGATGAAACAAGTTGCGGGTAAGATGAAACTCGAACTCGCACAGTTCCGCGACTTGGAAGCGTTCGCTCAGCTCGGAACCGAACTTGATCCTGCTACCCAAGCACAGCTGGATCGCGGAAATAGAATCGTTCAAATGTTAAAACAACCCGTATCTTCTCCTTTCCCGGTAGAAGAACAAGTTGTGGAAATCTTCGCGGTAACCCGCGGTTTTATGGATAAGATTCCGGTCGCGAAGGTTCAGGATTACGGAAAACATCTCTTAACGACGATTAAAGAGAAATACTCCGAAGTATTGGATGCAATCCGCAAAGAAAAGAAAATCTCCGATGAAGAAAAACTCGGGGAAGTCTTAAGCGCAATCGCTGAAGAATATTTAAGAAAGCACTGA
- a CDS encoding SLBB domain-containing protein codes for MKVTVRIIGLLVLFLSVGFLLRRNRDWVRSVFEPESISAAIRGNVNNPGVYKLKAGDTLEDLIRVAGGIKKNTSTEQDLNREILDGQVIELKE; via the coding sequence ATGAAAGTAACCGTCCGCATCATCGGCTTATTGGTTTTATTCCTAAGTGTCGGATTTCTTTTGAGAAGAAACCGGGACTGGGTTCGAAGCGTATTCGAACCCGAGAGTATTTCCGCGGCGATCCGTGGAAACGTAAACAATCCCGGAGTTTATAAACTCAAAGCGGGGGATACCCTTGAAGATTTGATTCGGGTCGCGGGTGGGATTAAAAAAAACACTTCGACCGAACAGGACCTGAACCGGGAAATCCTGGATGGACAGGTCATTGAATTAAAAGAATAA
- a CDS encoding MBOAT family O-acyltransferase, translated as MLFNSLNFLVFFIIFYIVYLRLGNLGQNRLLFFGGLFFYGFWKPEMVLLLLFCIAFNYAGGIRLGNLEGRSRARFFTFLISLNLGILIFFKYILFLLSIWNDTLGVVLPKSTVVVPEILLPVGISFYTFHNISYLSDIRSEKILPCTNFVRFGVYDLFFPLLLAGPIERPDSLLPQIETERKVTSEGFLSGAILFLWGIFKKVFIGDHLLLFTGKAMEAGMQLPPGMILWIAFCFAFQVYADFSGYTDAARGLAKMMGFRLSLNFNFPFISSSPSEFWKRWHISLSTWLRDYLYIPLGGNRVSVFRQNMNLMIVWVLGGLWHGATYGYLVWGCYCGLQVVGYNLFQKYVLRFVSPNIQILEWVLKLLGALLTFWMFALGLLLFQVRSPGELWALVLNALGGAYWNPIFAIKLLFLLSPLILVEPWMIYSGGTDSFLEKIVSKPYYRWVPLSFGVGVLFFLFGVFEKKEFFYFQF; from the coding sequence ATGTTATTCAATTCTCTGAATTTTCTCGTCTTCTTTATCATCTTTTACATCGTCTATCTTCGTTTGGGGAATCTCGGACAAAACCGTCTTTTGTTTTTCGGAGGATTGTTCTTTTACGGTTTTTGGAAACCGGAAATGGTTCTCCTTCTTTTGTTCTGCATCGCGTTTAATTACGCCGGGGGCATTCGTCTCGGAAATCTGGAAGGACGAAGTCGGGCGAGATTTTTCACGTTTCTGATTTCCTTAAATTTGGGAATTCTGATCTTCTTTAAGTATATTCTGTTTTTATTGAGTATATGGAACGACACGTTAGGAGTCGTTTTGCCCAAGTCGACGGTCGTCGTGCCGGAGATTCTTCTTCCGGTCGGAATTTCCTTTTATACATTTCACAATATCAGCTATCTTTCGGATATACGATCCGAAAAAATTCTTCCCTGCACGAACTTCGTACGTTTCGGAGTTTATGATTTATTCTTTCCATTGTTATTGGCCGGACCGATCGAAAGACCCGATTCTCTTCTGCCTCAGATCGAAACGGAAAGAAAGGTTACGAGCGAAGGATTTTTATCGGGTGCGATTCTATTCTTATGGGGAATTTTTAAGAAGGTATTTATCGGAGATCATCTTTTGCTTTTTACAGGAAAGGCGATGGAAGCAGGAATGCAGTTGCCGCCGGGAATGATCTTATGGATCGCATTTTGTTTCGCCTTTCAAGTTTACGCGGACTTCAGCGGTTATACGGACGCGGCAAGAGGGCTCGCAAAGATGATGGGTTTTCGTCTTTCTCTCAACTTTAACTTTCCTTTTATCTCTTCGAGTCCTTCCGAATTTTGGAAACGCTGGCATATATCCTTGTCCACTTGGTTGCGCGATTATCTATACATTCCCCTCGGTGGAAATCGAGTTTCCGTATTCAGACAGAACATGAATCTCATGATCGTATGGGTTTTGGGAGGACTATGGCACGGAGCCACATACGGGTATCTTGTATGGGGTTGTTATTGTGGTCTTCAGGTAGTCGGATACAACCTGTTTCAAAAATACGTTCTTAGATTCGTTTCTCCGAATATTCAAATTTTAGAATGGGTTTTAAAACTGCTCGGCGCTCTGCTCACGTTCTGGATGTTCGCGCTCGGGTTGTTGTTGTTTCAAGTGCGGTCTCCCGGAGAACTCTGGGCATTGGTTTTAAACGCGCTCGGAGGCGCTTATTGGAATCCGATCTTTGCGATCAAATTGCTATTTTTATTGTCGCCTTTGATTTTAGTCGAGCCGTGGATGATTTATTCGGGTGGGACGGATTCGTTTTTGGAGAAGATCGTATCAAAACCGTATTATCGATGGGTTCCTTTGTCCTTCGGAGTCGGTGTTTTGTTTTTCCTATTCGGCGTTTTCGAAAAAAAAGAATTTTTTTACTTTCAGTTTTAG
- a CDS encoding F0F1 ATP synthase subunit B, which translates to MVLLAAKGLSLLDVNPGLVVWTLVTFLVVVLVLKKFAWDVILNALDERAETVQNDIKKASELRSEAEALLKDYEARLNSAKDEANAIVAEAKSDALKLKNKLLEETNQEVKAQKDQAVKEIELAKGKALEQLQAQMVDMTISVAGKVLEKQLKSEDYKAFVENELEKLKKLSA; encoded by the coding sequence TGCTAAGGGATTAAGCCTCCTAGATGTAAACCCGGGTCTGGTAGTCTGGACTCTGGTTACCTTTCTAGTCGTAGTCTTAGTTCTGAAAAAGTTTGCCTGGGATGTAATTCTGAATGCTCTCGACGAAAGAGCGGAAACCGTTCAGAACGATATCAAAAAGGCCTCAGAACTCCGGTCGGAAGCGGAAGCTCTTCTAAAGGATTACGAAGCTAGGTTGAACTCTGCGAAAGATGAGGCGAACGCGATCGTTGCTGAAGCCAAATCCGATGCTCTGAAACTGAAGAACAAACTCTTGGAAGAAACCAACCAAGAAGTGAAGGCTCAGAAAGATCAGGCAGTGAAAGAGATCGAACTCGCTAAAGGAAAAGCTCTGGAGCAATTGCAGGCTCAGATGGTCGATATGACTATCTCCGTCGCCGGCAAGGTTCTGGAAAAACAACTCAAAAGCGAAGACTATAAAGCTTTCGTTGAAAACGAACTAGAAAAACTCAAAAAACTGAGCGCATAA